The following proteins are encoded in a genomic region of Ammospiza caudacuta isolate bAmmCau1 chromosome 13, bAmmCau1.pri, whole genome shotgun sequence:
- the DEF8 gene encoding differentially expressed in FDCP 8 homolog isoform X1 has product MASDERLARFRQAHLNPFNKSPEQAERPEGEPPAPAQQPDPPPGDPEGALDLGLAEDHFSRPVGLILASDVPQLRRAIEECKRVILALPEHSERQKDAVVRLIHLRLKLQELKDPGEDEPNIRVVLEHRFYKEKSKSVKQMCDKCSTIIWGLIQTWYTCTGCYYRCHSKCLPLVSRPCVRAQVSHQAEYQLSICPESGLDSQDYRCAECRAPISLRGVPSEARQCDYTGLYYCSSCHWNDLAVVPARAIHNWDFEPRKVSRCSMRYLALMVSRPVLKLREINPLLFNYVEELVEIRKLRQDILLMKPYFITCKEAMEARLLLQLQDRQHFVENDEMYSLQDLIDIEAGRLGCSLTEIHTLFAKHIKLDCERCQAKGFVCELCREGDVLFPFDSHTSVCADCSAVFHRYRGTLGRAVGPWGWQGVTQHRSPLCRDCYYDNSTTCPRCARLSLRKQSLFQDSGTEGEP; this is encoded by the exons ATGGCGTCGGACGAGCGGCTGGCCCGGTTCCGCCAGGCGCACCTGAACCCGTTCAACAAGAGCCCCGAGCAGGCGGAGCGGCCCGAGGGGGAGCCCCCCGCCCCAG cccagcagccGGACCCCCCCCCGGGGGACCCCGAGGGCGCCCTGGACCTGGGGCTGGCCGAGGACCACTTCTCGCGGCCCGTG GGGCTGATCCTGGCGTCGGACGTGCCGCAGCTGCGCCGCGCCATCGAGGAGTGCAAGCGGGTGATCCTGGCGCTGCCCGAGCACTCGGAGCGCCAGAAGGACGCCGTGGTGCGCCTCATCCACCTCCGCCTCAAGCTGCAGGAGCtcaag GACCCTGGTGAGGATGAGCCCAACATCCGCGTGGTCCTGGAGCACCGATTCTACAAGGAGAAGAGCAAGAGCGTCAAGCAGATGTGTGACAAGTGCAGCACCATCATCTGGGGGCTCATCCAGACCTGGTACACCTGCACAG GCTGCTACTACCGCTGCCACAGCAAGTGCCTGCCGCTGGTGAGCCGGCCGTGCGTGCGGGCCCAGGTCAGCCACCAGGCGGAGTACCAGCTCAGCATCTGCCCCGAGAGCGGCCTGGACAGCCAGGACTACCGCTGTGCCGAGTGCCGGGCGCCCATCTCCCTCC GGGGGGTGCCCAGCGAGGCCCGGCAGTGCGACTACACCGGGCTCTACtactgctccagctgccactgGAACGACCTGGCCGTGGTGCCCGCCCGGGCCATCCACAACTGGGACTTCGAGCCCCGCAAg GTGTCACGGTGCAGCATGAGGTACCTGGCACTGATGGTGTCACGGCCGGTGCTGAAGCTGAGGGAGATCAACCCACTGCTCTTCAACTACGTGGAGGAGCTGGTGGAGATCCGG AAGCTGCGCCAGGACATCCTGCTGATGAAGCCCTACTTCATCACCTGCAAGGAGGCCATGGAGGCacggctgctgctgcag ctgcaggaccgGCAGCACTTTGTGGAGAACGACGAGATGTACTCGCTGCAGGACCTGATCGACATCGAGGCCGGGCGCCTGGGCTGCTCCCTCACCGAGATCCACACGCTCTTTGCCAAGCACATCAAGCTGGACTGCGAG CGGTGCCAGGCCAAGGGCTTTGTCTGCGAGCTGTGCCGCGAGGGCGACGTGCTCTTCCCCTTCGACAGCCACACCTCGGTCTGCGCCGACTGCTCCGCCGTCTTCCACAGGTACCGTGGCACTCTGGGGCGGGCTgtggggccctgggggtggcagggggtGACCCAGCACCGTTCCCCCCTCTGCAGGGACTGCTACTATGACAACTCCACCACGTGTCCCCGCTGCGCCCGGCTGAGCCTGCGGAAGCAATCCCTGTTCCAGGACTCCGGCACGGAGGGGGAGCCCTGA
- the DEF8 gene encoding differentially expressed in FDCP 8 homolog isoform X2, producing MASDERLARFRQAHLNPFNKSPEQAERPEGEPPAPAQQPDPPPGDPEGALDLGLAEDHFSRPVGLILASDVPQLRRAIEECKRVILALPEHSERQKDAVVRLIHLRLKLQELKDPGEDEPNIRVVLEHRFYKEKSKSVKQMCDKCSTIIWGLIQTWYTCTGCYYRCHSKCLPLVSRPCVRAQVSHQAEYQLSICPESGLDSQDYRCAECRAPISLRGVPSEARQCDYTGLYYCSSCHWNDLAVVPARAIHNWDFEPRKVSRCSMRYLALMVSRPVLKLREINPLLFNYVEELVEIRKLRQDILLMKPYFITCKEAMEARLLLQLQDRQHFVENDEMYSLQDLIDIEAGRLGCSLTEIHTLFAKHIKLDCERCQAKGFVCELCREGDVLFPFDSHTSVCADCSAVFHRDCYYDNSTTCPRCARLSLRKQSLFQDSGTEGEP from the exons ATGGCGTCGGACGAGCGGCTGGCCCGGTTCCGCCAGGCGCACCTGAACCCGTTCAACAAGAGCCCCGAGCAGGCGGAGCGGCCCGAGGGGGAGCCCCCCGCCCCAG cccagcagccGGACCCCCCCCCGGGGGACCCCGAGGGCGCCCTGGACCTGGGGCTGGCCGAGGACCACTTCTCGCGGCCCGTG GGGCTGATCCTGGCGTCGGACGTGCCGCAGCTGCGCCGCGCCATCGAGGAGTGCAAGCGGGTGATCCTGGCGCTGCCCGAGCACTCGGAGCGCCAGAAGGACGCCGTGGTGCGCCTCATCCACCTCCGCCTCAAGCTGCAGGAGCtcaag GACCCTGGTGAGGATGAGCCCAACATCCGCGTGGTCCTGGAGCACCGATTCTACAAGGAGAAGAGCAAGAGCGTCAAGCAGATGTGTGACAAGTGCAGCACCATCATCTGGGGGCTCATCCAGACCTGGTACACCTGCACAG GCTGCTACTACCGCTGCCACAGCAAGTGCCTGCCGCTGGTGAGCCGGCCGTGCGTGCGGGCCCAGGTCAGCCACCAGGCGGAGTACCAGCTCAGCATCTGCCCCGAGAGCGGCCTGGACAGCCAGGACTACCGCTGTGCCGAGTGCCGGGCGCCCATCTCCCTCC GGGGGGTGCCCAGCGAGGCCCGGCAGTGCGACTACACCGGGCTCTACtactgctccagctgccactgGAACGACCTGGCCGTGGTGCCCGCCCGGGCCATCCACAACTGGGACTTCGAGCCCCGCAAg GTGTCACGGTGCAGCATGAGGTACCTGGCACTGATGGTGTCACGGCCGGTGCTGAAGCTGAGGGAGATCAACCCACTGCTCTTCAACTACGTGGAGGAGCTGGTGGAGATCCGG AAGCTGCGCCAGGACATCCTGCTGATGAAGCCCTACTTCATCACCTGCAAGGAGGCCATGGAGGCacggctgctgctgcag ctgcaggaccgGCAGCACTTTGTGGAGAACGACGAGATGTACTCGCTGCAGGACCTGATCGACATCGAGGCCGGGCGCCTGGGCTGCTCCCTCACCGAGATCCACACGCTCTTTGCCAAGCACATCAAGCTGGACTGCGAG CGGTGCCAGGCCAAGGGCTTTGTCTGCGAGCTGTGCCGCGAGGGCGACGTGCTCTTCCCCTTCGACAGCCACACCTCGGTCTGCGCCGACTGCTCCGCCGTCTTCCACAG GGACTGCTACTATGACAACTCCACCACGTGTCCCCGCTGCGCCCGGCTGAGCCTGCGGAAGCAATCCCTGTTCCAGGACTCCGGCACGGAGGGGGAGCCCTGA
- the DBNDD1 gene encoding dysbindin domain-containing protein 1: MQAEARGEFCSREQRPELGKEPLVPERPAGTPTHGPAQEPPRVPAEEQGGIPIPSAGLLQVTERRQPLSSVSSLEVHFDLLDLTELTDMSDQELAEVFADSDEENAAGETPGGLQPPPPPRAGYLRSPSWTRAREQGRDKKHLSDPELPPGPPGPPGPPDAFLPAERPREP; this comes from the exons ATGCAGGCGGAGGCCAGAGGGGAGTTCTGCAGCCGGGAGCAGCGCCCCG AGCTTGGCAAGGAGCCGCTGGTCCCGGAGCGCCCCGCAGGGACCCCCACGCACGGCCCGGCCCAGGAGCCCCCCCGAGTGCCCGCGGAGGAGCAGGGGggcatccccatccccagcgCCGGCCTGCTGCAGGTCACCGAGCGCCGAC AGCCGCTGAGCAGCGTGTCCTCGCTGGAGGTGCACTTCGACCTGCTGGACCTGACCGAGCTGACCGACATGTCGGACCAGGAGCTGGCCGAGGTCTTCGCCGACTCCGACGAGGAGAACGCGGCCGGAGAGACGCCCGGCG GGctgcagccgccgccgccgccgcgggccGGGTACCTGCGCTCGCCCTCCTGGACCCGCGCGCGGGAGCAGGGCCGGGACAAGAAGCACCTGAGTGACCCCGAGCTGCCGCCGGGACCGCCGGGACCGCCGGGACCGCCGGACGCCTTCCTGCCCGCCGAGCGCCCGCGGGAGCCGTAG
- the GAS8 gene encoding dynein regulatory complex subunit 4 isoform X1: protein MGPKRRGKRGKGLAVVDGLDPEEMTKEQLLQHMLRMRQELDRERQERNSFQLECNRIQGYWEITRRELEERKAELRARDREMEEAQERHQLEIKVYKQKVKHLLHEQQENLTELKAEGVLSLRKAQKDHWEQEEEMWKEKHSLNARLKEQELANEAAISKLCLKHEEEMSRLRSDFELQTKEMEAKYTRKMQALRDELDLRRKTEIHELEERKNTQISELIGNHEGAFGAIKNYYNDITAKNLTLINLLKEQVEELKKKQAVLEKEKADVLRENKGLAEPLHEAQEQVAELQRKLINYYRDKEALVNSKAHLKVAQKELKDLQWEHEVLEQRFSQVQSERDDLYQNFTRAINEVQQKTGYKNLLLEHKLHSLLSLLEQKEVELSEILAAADLDPSALSLVSHKLEDVLNSKNATIQDLQIQLARVCKAHNDMLQTFEAKLTAFGIPLDNLGFQPLSFPLPGQELGKGPAGLVSVPT from the exons ATG ggacccaaaaggagagggaaaaggggcaAGGGCCTGGCGGTGGTGGATGGCCTGGACCCGGAGGAAATGACCAAGGAGCAG ctgctgcagcacatgctgCGGATGCGGCAGGAGCTGGACCGCGAGCGGCAGGAGCGGAACTCCTTCCAGCTGGAGTGTAACCGCATCCAGGGCTACTGGGAGATCACCCGCCGCgagctggaggagaggaaggCGGAGCTGCGCGCCCGGGACCGCGAGATGGAGGAGGCGCAGGAGCGGCACCAGCTGGAGATCAAG GTGTACAAGCAGAAGGTGAAGCACCTTTTGCACGAGCAGCAGGAGAACCTGACGGAGCTGAAGGCAGAGGGAGTTCTGTCCCTGAGGAAGGCCCAGAAGGATcactgggagcaggaggaggaaatgtgGAAGGAGAAGCACTCCTTGAACGCAAGACTGAAGGAGCAGGAGTTGGCCAATGAAGCAGCCATCTCAAAGCTCTGCCTG AAACACGAGGAGGAGATGTCCCGGCTGCGCAGTGACTTCGAGCTGCAGACCAAAG AGATGGAGGCCAAGTACACGAGGAAGATGCAGGCACTGCGGGACGAGCTGGACCTGCGGAGGAAGACAGAGATCCatgagctggaggagaggaagaaCACCCAGATCAGCGAGCTGATAGGGAACCACGAGGGGGCTTTTGGTGCCATCAAGAACTACTACAACGACATCACCGCCAAAAACCTGACCCTCATCAACCTCCTGAAG GAGCAGGTGGAAGAGCTGAAGAAgaagcaggctgtgctggaaaaggagaaggCAGATGTGCTGCGTGAGAAcaaggggctggcagagccgcTGCACGAGGCCCAGGAGCAGgtggctgagctgcagaggaagctGATTAACTATTACAGGGACAAGGAGGCCCTGGTG AACTCCAAAGCCCATCTGAAAGTCGCTCAGAAGGAGCTGAAGGACCTTCAGTGGGAACACGAGGTGCTGGAGCAGCGGTTCAGTCAG GTCCAGTCGGAGCGGGACGACCTCTACCAGAACTTCACCAGAGCCATTAACGAGGTGCAGCAAAAAACGGGCTACAAGAacctgctcctggagcacaagctgcacagcctcctctccctcctggaGCAGAAGGAGGTGGAGCTCAGCGAGATCCTTGCAGCCGCCGACCTCGACCCCAGCGCTCTCTCCTTGGTCTCGCACAAGCTGGAG GACGTGCTCAATTCCAAGAATGCCACCATCCAGGACCTGCAGATCCAGCTGGCCAGAGTCTGCAAG GCACACAACGACATGCTGCAGACCTTCGAGGCAAAGCTGACAGCCTTTGGCATCCCCCTGGACAACCTGGGTTTCCAGCCACTGTCCTTCCCCCTCCCGGGGCAGGAACTGGGGAAGGGCCCTGCTGGACTCGTTTCAGTGCCCACCTGA
- the GAS8 gene encoding dynein regulatory complex subunit 4 isoform X2 yields MGPKRRGKRGKGLAVVDGLDPEEMTKEQELDRERQERNSFQLECNRIQGYWEITRRELEERKAELRARDREMEEAQERHQLEIKVYKQKVKHLLHEQQENLTELKAEGVLSLRKAQKDHWEQEEEMWKEKHSLNARLKEQELANEAAISKLCLKHEEEMSRLRSDFELQTKEMEAKYTRKMQALRDELDLRRKTEIHELEERKNTQISELIGNHEGAFGAIKNYYNDITAKNLTLINLLKEQVEELKKKQAVLEKEKADVLRENKGLAEPLHEAQEQVAELQRKLINYYRDKEALVNSKAHLKVAQKELKDLQWEHEVLEQRFSQVQSERDDLYQNFTRAINEVQQKTGYKNLLLEHKLHSLLSLLEQKEVELSEILAAADLDPSALSLVSHKLEDVLNSKNATIQDLQIQLARVCKAHNDMLQTFEAKLTAFGIPLDNLGFQPLSFPLPGQELGKGPAGLVSVPT; encoded by the exons ATG ggacccaaaaggagagggaaaaggggcaAGGGCCTGGCGGTGGTGGATGGCCTGGACCCGGAGGAAATGACCAAGGAGCAG GAGCTGGACCGCGAGCGGCAGGAGCGGAACTCCTTCCAGCTGGAGTGTAACCGCATCCAGGGCTACTGGGAGATCACCCGCCGCgagctggaggagaggaaggCGGAGCTGCGCGCCCGGGACCGCGAGATGGAGGAGGCGCAGGAGCGGCACCAGCTGGAGATCAAG GTGTACAAGCAGAAGGTGAAGCACCTTTTGCACGAGCAGCAGGAGAACCTGACGGAGCTGAAGGCAGAGGGAGTTCTGTCCCTGAGGAAGGCCCAGAAGGATcactgggagcaggaggaggaaatgtgGAAGGAGAAGCACTCCTTGAACGCAAGACTGAAGGAGCAGGAGTTGGCCAATGAAGCAGCCATCTCAAAGCTCTGCCTG AAACACGAGGAGGAGATGTCCCGGCTGCGCAGTGACTTCGAGCTGCAGACCAAAG AGATGGAGGCCAAGTACACGAGGAAGATGCAGGCACTGCGGGACGAGCTGGACCTGCGGAGGAAGACAGAGATCCatgagctggaggagaggaagaaCACCCAGATCAGCGAGCTGATAGGGAACCACGAGGGGGCTTTTGGTGCCATCAAGAACTACTACAACGACATCACCGCCAAAAACCTGACCCTCATCAACCTCCTGAAG GAGCAGGTGGAAGAGCTGAAGAAgaagcaggctgtgctggaaaaggagaaggCAGATGTGCTGCGTGAGAAcaaggggctggcagagccgcTGCACGAGGCCCAGGAGCAGgtggctgagctgcagaggaagctGATTAACTATTACAGGGACAAGGAGGCCCTGGTG AACTCCAAAGCCCATCTGAAAGTCGCTCAGAAGGAGCTGAAGGACCTTCAGTGGGAACACGAGGTGCTGGAGCAGCGGTTCAGTCAG GTCCAGTCGGAGCGGGACGACCTCTACCAGAACTTCACCAGAGCCATTAACGAGGTGCAGCAAAAAACGGGCTACAAGAacctgctcctggagcacaagctgcacagcctcctctccctcctggaGCAGAAGGAGGTGGAGCTCAGCGAGATCCTTGCAGCCGCCGACCTCGACCCCAGCGCTCTCTCCTTGGTCTCGCACAAGCTGGAG GACGTGCTCAATTCCAAGAATGCCACCATCCAGGACCTGCAGATCCAGCTGGCCAGAGTCTGCAAG GCACACAACGACATGCTGCAGACCTTCGAGGCAAAGCTGACAGCCTTTGGCATCCCCCTGGACAACCTGGGTTTCCAGCCACTGTCCTTCCCCCTCCCGGGGCAGGAACTGGGGAAGGGCCCTGCTGGACTCGTTTCAGTGCCCACCTGA
- the LOC131563636 gene encoding cadherin-1-like produces the protein MAPGSFSLLLLLLLLDVLTFPGHGHGLRRHKRDWIIPPINCPENERGPFPKKLVQIKSNKDKETKVFYSITGQGADTIPVGVFIIERETGWLEVTKPLDREEKDKYQLFSHAVSANGQPVEDPVEIIITVTDQNDNRPVFTQAVFHGSVQEGAVPGTSVLRVLATDADDAVSSSNGVVSYSILSQVPDKPQPGMFTINSHSGLLSVAVPGLVAEVVPEYTLEIQAADQEGFGLRATATTRIRVQADSMSEVGKGTLTTHVLNTATGLPAAGLGVRLAQLQEPGLQWMELAHRHTDADGRCQPFLAQGQAKAGTYKLHFATAEYWQGLGHTSFYPFVEVVFIITDPAQKLHVPLLISPYSYTTYRGS, from the exons atggcACCCGGCAgcttcagcctcctcctcctcctcctcctgctg GACGTGCTGACCTTCCCGGGGCACGGACACGGCCTCCGGCGGCACAAGAGAGACTGGATCATCCCCCCCATCAACTGCCCCGAGAACGAGCGGGGGCCCTTCCCCAAGAAGCTGGTGCAG ATCAAATCCAACAAGGACAAGGAGACCAAGGTTTTCTACAGCATCACGGGGCAGGGGGCAGACACCATCCCCGTGGGTGTGTTCATCATCGAGCGGGAGACGGGGTGGCTGGAGGTGACAAAACCCCTGGACCGCGAGGAGAAGGACAAATACCAG ctctTCTCCCACGCCGTGTCGGCCAACGGGCAGCCCGTGGAAGACCCCGTGGAGATCATCATCACCGTCACTGACCAGAACGACAACCGGCCCGTCTTCACCCAGGCAGTTTTCCACGGTTctgtgcaggagggagctgtgccag GCACATCGGTGCTGAGGGTGCTGGCCACCGACGCAGACGACGCCGTGAGCTCCAGCAATGGCGTTGTGAGCTATTCCATCCTGAGCCAGGTGCCGGACAAGCCCCAGCCCGGGATGTTCACCATCAACAGCCACTCTGGGCTGCTCTCTGTGGCTGTGCcggggctggtggcagag GTGGTCCCTGAATACACCCTGGAGATCCAGGCTGCTGACCAGGAGGGATTCGGGCTGCGAGCCACGGCCACCACCCGCATCAGGGTGCAG GCTGACAGCATGTCTGAGGTGGGAAAGGGCACCCTGACCACCCACGTGCTGAACACGGCCACGGGGCTGCCGGCAGCCGGCCTTGGTGTCcgcctggcccagctgcaggagccagggctgcagtggaTGGAGCTGGCACACAG GCACACGGATGCAGATGGGCGctgccagcccttcctggcacagggacaggccaAGGCTGGCACCTACAAGCTGCACTTTGCGACAGCTGAGTactggcagggactggggcaCACCAGCTTCTACCCCTTCGTGGAG GTCGTTTTCATCATCACTGACCCGGCACAGAAGCTCCACGTCCCACTGCTGATCAGCCCCTACTCCTACACAACCTACAGGGGCAGCTAG
- the LOC131563394 gene encoding B-cadherin-like, with translation MRGPRSGLCPLSIFILLLSPLLPAAALFPAPPCALPGLRRGPLPAAGRSGGCAGPNGAEEPDVGEREDGGPVRLPGVGRALAVPPRDAAGQPEPAPVPAESGRSPQELPRARAALRRQKRDWVIPPIKVPENERGPFPKKLVQIKSNRDRDTKIFYSITGQGADAPPEGIFTIEKESGWMKVTQPLDREHIDKYHLFSHAVSENGKPVEEPMEIIVTVTDQNDNKPQFTQEVFRGSVPEGALPGTSIMQVTATDADDAAETYNGVIAYSILSQEPREPHPQMFTVNRATGTLSVIASGLDRERVREYTLTVQAADLDGEGLTTTALAVIEIADVNDNAPEFDPRTYEAAVPENVAGREVARLAVTDLDEPGTPAWRAVYSILRGNDGGAFAISTDPATNEGVLRTAQGLDYEAKQQFVLHVAVANEVPFVVKLPMATATVTVTVEDVNEAPVFVPPVQLATVSEDVPPGQTLTACTAQDPDKAQGQRIKYLVGHDPAGWLAVHPENGLVTARDQLDRESLFVKNSTYMAVLLAVDDGSPPATGTGTLLLTLLDVNDNGPEAEPRDITVCQRSPQPQLLTVTDRDLPPNTGPFRAELTHGSGDSWAVEVGDTGDTVTLQLVAPLEPDTYSVYLRLLDQPGRAQVTIVTARVCACEGQAQGCPQRSQPVTALPFVLAALGALLALLLILLLLLLFVRRRKVTKEPLLLPEDDTRDNIFYYGEEGGGEEDQNYDLRQLHRGLDARPEVIRNDVAPTLLPAPQYRPRPANPDEIGNFIDENLKAADTDPTAPPYDSLLVFDYEGSGSEATSLSSLNSSASDGDQDYDYLNDWGGRFRKLAELYGGGEEDE, from the exons ATGCGGGGGCCGCGCTCCGGGCTCTGCCCGCTCTccatcttcatcctcctcctctccccgcTCCTGCCCGCGGCCGCCCTGTTCCCGGCCCCGCCGTGCGCCCTCCCGGGGCTGCGCCGCGGGCCGCTCCCCGCCGCAG GGCGCTCCGGAGGCTGCGCGGGGCCGAACGGCGCGGAGGAGCCCGATGTCGGGGAGCGGGAGGACGGGGGCCCCGTGCGGCTGCCGGGGGTGGGCAGGGCGCTCGCCGTGCCCCCCCGGGATGCCGCTGGCCAGCCAGAGCCTGCCCCGGTTCCCGCAGAGAGCGGGCGCTCCCCCCAG gagctgcccagggctcgAGCTGCTCTCAGGAGGCAGAAGAGGGACTGGGTGATCCCCCCCATCAAGGTTCCTGAGAATGAGAGGGGCCCCTTCCCCAAAAAGCTGGTTCAG ATCAAATCCAACCGGGACAGAGACACCAAGATCTTCTACAGCatcacagggcagggagcagatgCACCCCCCGAGGGCATCTTCACCATTGAGAAGGAGTCGGGCTGGATGAAGGTGACGCAGCCGCTGGACCGCGAGCACATCGACAAGTACCAC ctcttCTCCCACGCCGTGTCTGAGAACGGGAAGCCAGTGGAGGAACCGATGGAGATCATTGTGACAGTGACAGACCAGAATGACAACAAGCCCCAGTTCACACAGGAGGTGTtcaggggctctgtgccagagggagctCTGCCAG GCACCTCCATCATGCAGGTGACAGCCACGGATGCGGACGACGCAGCAGAGACCTACAATGGTGTCATCGCCTACTCCATCCTCAGCCAGGAGCCGCGGGAGCCCCATCCCCAAATGTTCACTGTCAACCGGGCCACGGGCACCCTCAGCGTCATTGCCAGCGGCCTGGACCGGGAG CGCGTGCGGGAGTACACGCTGACTGTGCAGGCGGCTGACCTGGATGGGGAGGGACTGACCACCACAGCGCTGGCCGTCATCGAGATCGCTGATGTCAATGACAACGCCCCCGAGTTCGACCCCAGAACG TACGAGGCGGCCGTGCCGGAGAACGTGGCCGGGCGGGAGGTGGCCAGGCTGGCTGTCACCGACCTGGACGAGCCCGGCACGCCGGCCTGGCGAGCCGTCTACTCCATCCTGCGCGGCAACGACGGCGGAGCCTTTGCCATCAGCACCGACCCTGCCACCAACGAGGGCGTCCTGCGCACCGCCCAG GGTCTGGACTATGAGGCCAAGCAGCAGTTTGTGCTCCACGTGGCAGTGGCCAATGAGGTCCCCTTCGTTGTGAAGCTGCCCATGGCCACTGCCACGGTGACAGTCACTGTGGAGGATGTCAACGAGGCCCCGGTGTTCGTGCCGCCGGTGCAGCTGGCCACGGTGTCAGAGGATGTGCCCCCGGGGCAGACCCTCACGGCCTGCACGGCCCAGGACCCCGACAAGGCGCAGGGCCAGAGGATCAA gtaCCTGGTGGGGCACGACCCGGCGGGCTGGCTGGCCGTGCACCCTGAGAACGGCCTGGTGACCGCGCGGGACCAGCTGGACCGCGAGTCCCTCTTCGTCAAGAACAGCACCTACATGGCCGTGCTGCTGGCCGTGGATGATG GCTCACCGCCGGCCACGGGCACGGGCAcgctgctcctcaccctgctggaTGTGAACGACAACGGCCCCGAGGCCGAGCCACGGGACATCACCGTGTGCCAgcgcagcccccagccccagctcctcaccGTCACCGACCGGGACCTGCCCCCCAACACCGGCCCCTTCCGCGCCGAGCTCACCCACGGCTCgggggacagctgggctgtggaggTGGGGGACACAG GTGACACAGTGACGCTGCAGCTGGTGGCACCGCTGGAGCCCGACACCTACAGCGTGTACCTGCGGCTGCTGGACCAGCCGGGCAGAGCCCAAGTGACCATTGTCACCGCACGGGTCTGCGCCTGCgaggggcaggctcagggctgtccccagaggTCCCAGCCTGTCACCGCCCTGCCCTTCGTCCTCGCCGCCCTGGGCgcgctgctggccctgctgc tcatcctgctcctgctgctgctcttcgtgaggaggaggaaggtgacGAAggagccgctgctgctgcccgaAGATGACACAAGGGACAACATCTTTTACTATGGGGAGGAGGGTGGCGGCGAGGAGGACCAG aaCTACGACCTGCGGCAGCTGCACCGGGGGCTGGACGCGCGGCCCGAGGTGATCCGCAATGACGTGGCCCCCACCCTCCTGCCGGCCCCCCAGtaccggccccgccccgccaaCCCCGACGAGATCGGCAACTTCATTGACGAG aACCTGAAGGCGGCCGACACGGACCCCACGGCCCCCCCCTACGACTCGCTGCTGGTGTTCGACTACGAGGGCAGCGGCTCGGAGGCCACCTCGCTCAGCTCCCTCAACTCCTCCGCCTCCGACGGCGACCAGGACTACGACTACCTCAACGACTGGGGCGGCCGC